In Agromyces sp. G08B096, a genomic segment contains:
- the typA gene encoding translational GTPase TypA, whose translation MAKATRNDLRNVAIVAHVDHGKTTLVDAMLKQTHSFADHAHVDERAMDSNELEREKGITILAKNTAVEYNGAHAASGPVTINVIDTPGHADFGGEVERGLSMVDGVVLLVDASEGPLPQTRFVLRKALEARLPVILLVNKTDRPDARIDEVVAESQDLLLGLASDLADDVPDLDLDAILDVPVVYASGKAGRASTTKPENGQLPDSEDLEPLFEAILQHIPAPTYDDEAPLQAWVTNLDASPFLGRLALLRVFNGRIKKGQTVAWVRHDGSHSNVRITELLKTKALERHPAEEAGPGDIIAVAGIEEITIGETLADPEDVRPLPAIHVDDPAISMTIGTNTSPLVGKVKGHKLTARMVKDRLDRELVGNVSLKVLDIGRPDAWEVQGRGELALAILVEQMRREGYELTVGKPQVVTKTVDGKVHEPYEHLTIDAPEEYLGAITQLLAARKGRMDGMSNHGTGWVRMEFIVPSRGLIGFRTEFLTITRGTGIANAISHGYDEWAGAITTRSNGSIVADRAGVVTPFAIIALQERMTFFVNPTEEVYEGMVIGENSRADDMDVNITKEKKLTNMRSSTADTFESMTPSRQLTLEECLEFAREDECVEVTPEKVRIRKVELDATARARAASRLKKQG comes from the coding sequence ATGGCCAAGGCCACCCGCAACGACCTGCGCAACGTCGCGATCGTCGCCCACGTCGACCACGGCAAGACGACCCTGGTCGACGCCATGCTGAAGCAGACCCACTCGTTCGCCGATCACGCCCACGTCGACGAGCGCGCCATGGACTCCAATGAGCTGGAGCGCGAGAAGGGCATCACAATCCTCGCGAAGAACACCGCGGTGGAGTACAACGGGGCGCACGCGGCATCCGGCCCCGTGACGATCAACGTGATCGACACGCCCGGCCACGCCGACTTCGGCGGCGAGGTCGAGCGCGGCCTGTCGATGGTCGACGGCGTGGTCCTGCTCGTCGACGCGAGCGAGGGCCCGCTGCCGCAGACCCGGTTCGTGCTCCGGAAGGCGCTCGAGGCGCGGCTGCCCGTGATCCTCCTGGTCAACAAGACCGACCGCCCCGACGCGCGCATCGACGAGGTCGTCGCCGAGAGCCAGGACCTCCTGCTCGGCCTCGCTTCCGACCTCGCCGACGACGTGCCCGACCTCGACCTCGACGCCATCCTCGACGTGCCCGTCGTCTACGCCTCCGGCAAGGCCGGCCGTGCCTCGACCACGAAGCCCGAGAACGGCCAGCTCCCCGACAGCGAAGACCTCGAGCCGCTGTTCGAGGCGATCCTGCAGCACATCCCCGCCCCGACGTACGACGACGAGGCGCCGCTGCAGGCGTGGGTGACGAACCTCGACGCGTCGCCGTTCCTCGGCCGCCTCGCGCTGCTGCGCGTCTTCAACGGCCGCATCAAGAAGGGCCAGACGGTCGCCTGGGTGCGCCACGACGGCTCGCACTCCAACGTCCGCATCACCGAGCTGCTGAAGACGAAGGCGCTCGAGCGCCACCCCGCCGAGGAGGCGGGACCCGGCGACATCATCGCCGTCGCGGGCATCGAGGAGATCACGATCGGCGAGACGCTCGCCGACCCCGAGGACGTGCGCCCGCTGCCCGCGATCCACGTCGATGACCCCGCGATCTCGATGACCATCGGCACGAACACGTCGCCCCTCGTCGGCAAGGTGAAGGGCCACAAGCTCACGGCGCGCATGGTGAAGGACCGCCTCGACCGCGAGCTGGTCGGCAACGTGTCGCTCAAGGTCCTCGACATCGGCCGCCCCGACGCGTGGGAGGTGCAGGGCCGCGGTGAGCTCGCGCTCGCGATCCTCGTCGAGCAGATGCGCCGCGAGGGCTACGAGTTGACCGTGGGCAAGCCGCAGGTGGTCACGAAGACCGTCGACGGCAAGGTGCACGAGCCCTACGAGCACCTCACGATCGACGCGCCCGAGGAGTACCTCGGTGCGATCACGCAGCTGCTCGCGGCGCGCAAGGGCCGCATGGACGGCATGTCGAACCACGGCACCGGCTGGGTGCGCATGGAGTTCATCGTGCCGAGCCGCGGACTCATCGGCTTCCGCACGGAGTTCCTCACGATCACGCGCGGCACGGGCATCGCCAACGCGATCTCGCACGGCTACGACGAGTGGGCGGGCGCGATCACGACGCGCAGCAACGGCTCGATCGTCGCCGACCGCGCCGGCGTCGTCACGCCGTTCGCGATCATCGCCCTCCAGGAGCGCATGACCTTCTTCGTGAACCCGACCGAGGAGGTCTACGAGGGCATGGTCATCGGCGAGAACTCCCGCGCCGACGACATGGACGTGAACATCACGAAGGAGAAGAAGCTGACGAACATGCGTTCGTCGACGGCCGACACCTTCGAGTCGATGACGCCGTCGCGCCAGCTGACGCTCGAGGAGTGCCTCGAGTTCGCCCGCGAGGACGAGTGCGTCGAGGTCACCCCCGAGAAGGTGCGCATCCGCAAGGTCGAGCTCGACGCCACGGCGCGCGCGCGTGCCGCGTCGCGCCTGAAGAAGCAGGGCTGA
- a CDS encoding ABC transporter substrate-binding protein codes for MKIKRIGVAAIALAAAGALTLAGCTSGGTEPTEGASSSAVITTNGSEPQNPLVPTNTNEVGGGKILDAIFAGLVYYDAEGAAHNDVAESIETEDAQHYTIKLREGLTFSNGEPVTANSFVDAWNYGADTANEQLSQYFFESIEGFSYDESVPELPGLVVVDDTTFEVTLKQPESDFPLRLGYSAFYPLPESAFEDLEAFGENPVGNGPYMLDGEGAWKHNEEINLVVNPDYDGPRTAQNGGLDIIFYATQDAAYADLQSGALDVLDAIPDSALEIYEDEFEGRSVNQAAAIFQSFTIPGRLPHFSGEEGQLRRAAISKAINREEITEVIFAGTRTPAHDFTSPVIDGYSEDIPGADVLDFDPDAAKELWAQADAISPWTGTFQIAYNADGGHASWVDAVSNQLKNNLGIDASGAPYPTFAEARTEITNRTIQTAFRSGWQADYPALFNFLGPLYGTGAGSNDGDYSNPEVDALLKEGLAETDIDAANEKFQAAQEILFKDLPAIPLWYSTVNGAWSEAVDNVEFGWNSVPLYHEITKSE; via the coding sequence TTGAAGATCAAGAGAATCGGCGTCGCCGCCATTGCTCTTGCCGCCGCCGGCGCGCTGACGCTGGCGGGCTGCACGAGCGGCGGCACCGAGCCCACCGAGGGTGCGAGCTCGTCGGCCGTCATCACCACGAACGGCTCCGAGCCGCAGAACCCGCTGGTCCCGACCAACACCAACGAGGTCGGCGGCGGCAAGATCCTCGACGCCATCTTCGCCGGCCTGGTCTACTACGACGCCGAGGGTGCCGCGCACAACGACGTCGCGGAGTCGATCGAGACTGAAGACGCGCAGCACTACACGATCAAGCTCCGCGAGGGCCTGACCTTCTCGAACGGCGAGCCCGTCACGGCGAACTCGTTCGTCGACGCCTGGAACTACGGCGCCGACACCGCCAACGAGCAGCTGTCGCAGTACTTCTTCGAGTCGATCGAGGGCTTCAGCTACGACGAGTCGGTGCCCGAGCTGCCCGGCCTCGTGGTCGTCGACGACACCACGTTCGAGGTCACGCTCAAGCAGCCCGAGTCGGACTTCCCGCTCCGCCTCGGCTACTCGGCGTTCTACCCGCTCCCCGAGTCGGCCTTCGAGGACCTCGAGGCGTTCGGTGAGAACCCGGTCGGCAACGGCCCGTACATGCTCGACGGTGAGGGCGCCTGGAAGCACAACGAGGAGATCAACCTCGTCGTGAACCCCGACTACGACGGTCCCCGCACCGCGCAGAACGGCGGCCTCGACATCATCTTCTACGCCACGCAGGACGCGGCCTACGCCGACCTCCAGTCGGGCGCCCTCGATGTGCTCGACGCCATCCCCGACAGCGCGCTGGAGATCTACGAGGACGAGTTCGAGGGCCGCTCGGTCAACCAGGCCGCCGCGATCTTCCAGTCGTTCACCATCCCGGGCCGCCTCCCGCACTTCTCGGGTGAGGAGGGCCAGCTCCGCCGCGCCGCCATCTCGAAGGCGATCAACCGCGAGGAGATCACCGAGGTGATCTTCGCCGGCACGCGCACCCCGGCGCACGACTTCACGTCGCCGGTCATCGACGGCTACTCCGAGGACATCCCCGGCGCCGACGTGCTCGACTTCGACCCCGACGCCGCGAAGGAGCTGTGGGCCCAGGCCGACGCCATCTCCCCGTGGACCGGCACCTTCCAGATCGCGTACAACGCCGACGGCGGCCACGCGAGCTGGGTCGACGCCGTGTCGAACCAGCTGAAGAACAACCTCGGCATCGACGCGTCGGGCGCTCCGTACCCGACCTTCGCCGAGGCGCGCACCGAGATCACCAACCGCACCATCCAGACCGCGTTCCGCAGCGGTTGGCAGGCCGACTACCCGGCGCTGTTCAACTTCCTCGGGCCGCTGTACGGCACGGGCGCGGGCTCGAACGACGGTGACTACTCGAACCCCGAGGTCGACGCGCTCCTCAAGGAGGGCCTCGCCGAGACCGACATCGACGCCGCCAACGAGAAGTTCCAGGCCGCGCAGGAGATCCTCTTCAAGGACCTCCCCGCGATCCCGCTCTGGTACTCGACGGTCAACGGCGCGTGGAGCGAGGCGGTCGACAACGTCGAGTTCGGCTGGAACTCGGTGCCTCTCTACCACGAGATCACCAAGAGCGAGTAA
- the fdxA gene encoding ferredoxin: MTYVIALPCVDVKDRACIDECPVDCIYEGERSLYIHPDECVDCGACEPVCPVEAIYYEDDLPDEWADYYKANVEFFDEIGSPGGAAKVGVIPKDHPIIAALPPQGH; encoded by the coding sequence GTGACCTACGTCATCGCCCTCCCGTGTGTCGACGTCAAAGACCGCGCGTGCATCGACGAGTGTCCCGTCGACTGCATCTACGAGGGCGAGCGCTCGCTCTACATCCACCCCGACGAGTGCGTCGACTGCGGCGCGTGCGAGCCCGTGTGCCCCGTCGAGGCCATCTACTACGAAGACGACCTGCCCGACGAGTGGGCCGACTACTACAAGGCCAACGTCGAGTTCTTCGACGAGATCGGTTCCCCCGGCGGCGCGGCCAAGGTGGGCGTCATCCCCAAGGACCACCCGATCATCGCCGCCCTCCCGCCCCAGGGGCACTGA
- a CDS encoding ABC transporter permease, giving the protein MAGYILRRLLQAIPVLLGTTFLIYFMVFAMPGDPIVALFGDKTPPQSVIDNLREQYNLDKPFIVQYFIFLGGIFQGDFGTSFSGEPVSDILARTFPVTLQLAIMAVIFEMVAGITIGLVSGLRKGGIFDASALVVSLILISLPIFVVAFVCQFVFGVQLGWFPTTVGSGAPLGDLVLPAIVLATISFAQIVRLTRASVIDTQGQDFVRTAASKGLSRSRIVPVHVLRNSLIPVVTYLAVDFGVLMVGATVTEGIFNVPGVGRTLYQAIIRGEGPTVVSFVTVMVLIYLVVNLLVDLLYAVLDPRIRYAK; this is encoded by the coding sequence ATGGCCGGCTACATTCTGCGCCGACTGCTCCAGGCGATCCCTGTCCTGCTCGGCACCACGTTCCTGATCTACTTCATGGTCTTCGCCATGCCGGGTGACCCCATCGTCGCCCTGTTCGGCGACAAGACACCGCCCCAATCGGTCATCGACAACCTGCGCGAGCAGTACAACCTCGACAAGCCGTTCATCGTCCAGTACTTCATCTTCCTGGGGGGCATCTTCCAGGGCGACTTCGGCACCTCGTTCTCCGGCGAGCCCGTGTCCGACATCCTCGCCCGCACCTTCCCGGTGACGCTGCAGCTGGCGATCATGGCGGTCATCTTCGAGATGGTGGCCGGCATCACGATCGGCCTCGTCTCCGGCCTCCGCAAGGGCGGCATCTTCGACGCGAGCGCGCTCGTCGTCAGCCTGATCCTCATCTCGCTGCCGATCTTCGTCGTCGCGTTCGTCTGCCAGTTCGTCTTCGGCGTGCAACTCGGATGGTTCCCGACGACCGTGGGCAGTGGCGCCCCGCTCGGCGACCTCGTGCTGCCCGCGATCGTCCTCGCGACGATCAGCTTCGCCCAGATCGTCCGACTGACGAGGGCGTCGGTCATCGACACCCAGGGCCAGGACTTCGTCCGCACCGCCGCGAGCAAGGGCCTGTCGCGCAGCCGCATCGTCCCCGTGCACGTCCTCCGCAACTCGCTCATCCCGGTCGTCACCTACCTCGCCGTCGACTTCGGCGTGCTCATGGTCGGCGCGACGGTGACCGAGGGCATCTTCAACGTGCCGGGCGTCGGCCGCACCCTTTACCAGGCGATCATCCGAGGCGAGGGACCGACGGTCGTCTCCTTCGTGACCGTCATGGTGCTGATCTACCTCGTGGTGAACCTGCTGGTGGATCTGCTGTACGCCGTTCTCGACCCGAGGATCCGCTATGCCAAGTAA
- a CDS encoding enoyl-CoA hydratase-related protein, which produces MTDQSPARPADEQPSPAVRVERDGRIATVVIDRPKSLNALSPEVLDELARVFAELSDEPGDLAGVILAGEGGRAFVAGADIRAMTGLTPEQGTETAERGHAVAAAVEALPVPVIAAVDGFALGGGLELALACDLIYATDASRFGQPEVKLGLIPGFGGTVRLPRAVGAARAKELIYTGRQIGTDEAVAIGLVAKRFADRDALLAGARETLDLVAANSASAVALAKRVLVSAAGTPTATATELEIAGFRDAFGTADQREGVAAFLEKREPRFTDSATG; this is translated from the coding sequence ATGACCGACCAGTCCCCCGCCCGCCCCGCGGACGAGCAGCCGTCGCCCGCCGTCCGCGTGGAGCGCGACGGCCGCATCGCGACCGTCGTGATCGACCGGCCGAAGAGCCTGAACGCCCTCTCCCCCGAGGTGCTCGACGAGCTGGCCCGGGTCTTCGCCGAGCTCTCGGACGAGCCCGGCGACCTCGCGGGCGTCATCCTCGCGGGTGAAGGCGGCCGGGCGTTCGTCGCCGGCGCCGACATCCGCGCCATGACCGGGCTCACACCCGAGCAGGGCACCGAGACGGCCGAGCGCGGCCACGCCGTCGCCGCCGCCGTCGAGGCGCTGCCCGTGCCCGTCATCGCCGCCGTCGACGGGTTCGCGCTGGGCGGCGGGCTCGAGCTCGCGCTCGCGTGCGACCTCATCTATGCGACGGATGCCTCGCGCTTCGGCCAGCCGGAGGTCAAACTCGGCCTCATCCCGGGCTTCGGCGGCACCGTGCGCCTGCCCCGAGCCGTCGGCGCCGCCCGCGCGAAGGAGCTGATCTACACGGGTCGTCAGATCGGCACGGACGAGGCGGTCGCCATCGGCCTGGTCGCGAAGCGGTTCGCCGACCGCGACGCGCTCCTCGCCGGCGCCCGGGAGACGCTCGACCTCGTCGCCGCGAACTCCGCCTCCGCGGTCGCGCTCGCGAAGCGCGTGCTCGTGTCTGCGGCGGGCACGCCGACGGCGACCGCCACCGAACTCGAGATCGCGGGCTTCCGCGACGCATTCGGCACGGCCGATCAGCGCGAGGGCGTCGCCGCGTTCCTCGAGAAGCGGGAACCGCGGTTCACCGACTCCGCCACCGGCTGA
- a CDS encoding CPBP family intramembrane glutamic endopeptidase: MQRAVRLRIEVAIVLALSLGASAVYSIVSIVARLTADTPLSQQSAAINQSRSSREWLDFTYQFLDVVFGLAVVALVLYLLWRPGVDPFRRIGLDLTRPGRDAASGLALVAVIGVPGLALYAAGRALGFTVAVVPAPLDAHWWTIPILVLAALKAALTEEVIVVGYLFTRLRELGVGPWATILSSAVLRGTYHLYQGFGPFAGNVAMGIVFGWCYTRWGRTMPLVVAHWVLDLVSFIGYPLAAMWWPALFAPPSA, translated from the coding sequence ATGCAGAGGGCCGTTCGCCTGCGGATCGAGGTCGCCATCGTGCTGGCGCTGTCGCTCGGGGCATCCGCCGTGTACTCGATCGTCTCGATCGTGGCGCGCCTGACGGCCGACACGCCGCTGTCGCAGCAGTCGGCCGCGATCAATCAGTCGCGGTCGAGCCGCGAGTGGCTCGACTTCACCTACCAGTTCCTCGACGTCGTGTTCGGCCTCGCCGTCGTCGCGCTCGTGCTGTACCTGCTGTGGCGGCCGGGCGTCGACCCCTTCCGACGCATCGGGCTCGACCTCACCCGGCCGGGTCGCGATGCGGCATCCGGACTCGCGCTCGTCGCCGTCATCGGCGTCCCTGGTCTCGCGCTCTACGCGGCCGGGCGCGCGCTGGGGTTCACCGTGGCGGTCGTGCCCGCGCCGCTCGACGCGCACTGGTGGACCATCCCGATCCTCGTGCTGGCCGCGCTGAAGGCGGCGCTCACGGAGGAGGTCATCGTGGTGGGCTACCTCTTCACGCGACTGCGGGAGCTCGGCGTGGGGCCGTGGGCGACGATCCTCTCGAGCGCCGTGCTGCGGGGCACGTACCACCTCTACCAGGGCTTCGGCCCGTTCGCGGGCAACGTGGCGATGGGCATCGTCTTCGGCTGGTGCTACACGCGGTGGGGCCGCACGATGCCGCTGGTCGTCGCGCACTGGGTGCTCGACCTGGTCTCCTTCATCGGGTATCCGCTCGCGGCGATGTGGTGGCCGGCGCTGTTCGCTCCCCCGTCGGCGTGA
- a CDS encoding ABC transporter ATP-binding protein — translation MSDISNGQHVQQPTHGERPLLEIKDLQVAFNTQEGKVTAVDGVNITLYRGQSLAIVGESGSGKSTTAHAIINLLPGTGHIAGGQILLDGQDLTKASKKEMESIRGRKIGFVPQDPMSNLNPVWSIGFQVEEAIQANGIASGRKAVKQRAIEVLKQAGLQDADRRLRQFPHQFSGGMRQRVLIGMGLAADPQLLIADEPTSALDVTVQRVILDHLESLTRELGTTLLFITHDLGLAAERAEQLVVMYKGKVVESGPSVEILQNPQHPYTQRLVAAAPSLASRRIQASGSIHAAETAIAEEASDAAGEAIDLIATAEARAEAVEAAAAAPPAIVVENLTKVFKIRGSGDFKAVDDVSFQIARGTTTALVGESGSGKSTVAKMLLKLEDVTSGKILVGGKDLASLSGQELFQLRSRMQPVFQDPYGSLNPLRNIGNTIAEPLFTHKVGDRKSRRERVYELLDQVALPRTLVGRYPNELSGGQRQRIAIARALALKPEIVVLDEAVSALDVLVQAQILRLLADLQAELGLTYLFITHDLAVVRVIADNVCVMQKGRIVEAASTDEVFDHPKEQYTKDLLAAIPGANIPLGA, via the coding sequence ATGAGCGACATCTCGAACGGACAGCACGTGCAGCAGCCCACCCACGGGGAGCGTCCGCTCCTCGAGATCAAAGACCTGCAGGTCGCCTTCAACACCCAGGAGGGCAAGGTCACCGCGGTCGACGGCGTGAACATCACGCTGTACCGGGGCCAGAGCCTCGCCATCGTGGGGGAGTCGGGCTCCGGCAAGTCGACGACGGCGCACGCGATCATCAACCTCCTGCCCGGCACCGGCCACATCGCCGGCGGTCAGATCCTTCTCGACGGCCAAGACCTCACGAAGGCGTCGAAGAAGGAGATGGAGTCGATCCGCGGTCGCAAGATCGGCTTCGTCCCGCAGGACCCGATGTCCAATCTCAACCCGGTGTGGTCGATCGGCTTCCAGGTCGAGGAGGCCATCCAGGCCAACGGCATCGCCTCCGGCCGCAAGGCCGTGAAGCAGCGCGCCATCGAGGTGCTGAAGCAGGCCGGCCTGCAGGACGCCGACCGGCGCCTGCGGCAGTTCCCGCACCAGTTCTCGGGCGGCATGCGTCAGCGCGTGCTCATCGGCATGGGCCTCGCGGCCGACCCGCAGCTGCTCATCGCCGACGAGCCGACCTCGGCGCTCGACGTCACGGTGCAGCGGGTCATCCTCGACCACCTCGAGTCGCTCACCCGCGAGCTCGGCACCACGCTGCTGTTCATCACGCACGATCTCGGCCTCGCGGCCGAGCGTGCCGAGCAGCTCGTCGTGATGTACAAGGGCAAGGTCGTCGAGTCGGGTCCGTCGGTCGAGATCCTGCAGAACCCGCAGCACCCGTACACGCAGCGTCTCGTCGCCGCCGCGCCGAGCCTTGCCTCGCGCCGGATCCAGGCGTCGGGCAGCATCCACGCCGCCGAGACGGCGATCGCGGAGGAGGCGTCCGACGCCGCCGGCGAGGCGATCGACCTCATCGCGACCGCTGAGGCACGTGCCGAGGCCGTCGAGGCCGCGGCCGCCGCGCCGCCCGCGATCGTCGTGGAGAATCTGACGAAGGTCTTCAAGATCCGCGGCTCGGGCGACTTCAAGGCCGTCGACGACGTGTCGTTCCAGATCGCCCGCGGCACGACCACCGCACTGGTGGGCGAGTCGGGGTCGGGCAAGTCGACCGTGGCGAAGATGCTGCTGAAGCTCGAGGATGTCACGAGCGGCAAGATCCTCGTCGGCGGGAAGGACCTCGCGTCGCTGTCCGGTCAGGAGCTGTTCCAGCTCCGCAGCCGCATGCAGCCGGTCTTCCAGGACCCGTACGGCTCGCTGAACCCGCTCCGCAACATCGGCAACACGATCGCGGAGCCGCTGTTCACGCACAAGGTCGGCGACCGCAAGTCGCGTCGCGAGCGTGTGTACGAGCTGCTCGACCAGGTCGCGCTGCCGCGCACGCTGGTCGGCCGCTACCCGAACGAGCTCTCGGGCGGCCAGCGGCAGCGCATCGCGATCGCGCGTGCCCTCGCCCTGAAGCCCGAGATCGTCGTGCTCGACGAGGCGGTCTCCGCGCTCGACGTGCTCGTCCAGGCGCAGATCCTGCGTCTGCTCGCCGACCTCCAGGCCGAGCTCGGGCTCACGTACCTCTTCATCACGCACGACCTCGCGGTCGTGCGCGTCATCGCGGACAACGTCTGCGTCATGCAGAAGGGGCGCATCGTCGAGGCGGCGTCGACCGACGAGGTCTTCGACCACCCGAAGGAGCAGTACACCAAGGATCTGCTCGCGGCGATCCCGGGGGCGAACATCCCGCTCGGCGCGTAG
- a CDS encoding peptidoglycan DD-metalloendopeptidase family protein yields MSTSPHGRRAAARPRALTLRTPTPAPASDSARRSTGGRRAAPSGRSRPVARPAVARRFTPRDGLAALAMTFAGGLLFVTSVPALAITATAEAPVNNVYEPVVADEIVAAPQQLEPAADAGPVALAPEAYAVEAAPPPIQSSVASLGTVSLVKSDAIVWPVVDPSRTSSGFGPREAPCAGCSTNHDGVDFTPGAGTPVMSIADGVVVLATENGGGLGVNVEVQHNIDGELITSSYAHMQYGSLAVTVGQQVTAGQQLGLVGSTGQSTGPHLHLEMFGADGVRFDGMAWLHARLG; encoded by the coding sequence ATGAGCACCAGCCCCCACGGCCGCCGCGCGGCCGCGCGCCCCCGCGCCCTCACCCTCCGCACCCCGACCCCCGCACCGGCCTCCGACTCGGCCCGGCGCTCGACGGGCGGCCGCCGAGCAGCGCCGTCCGGTCGATCCCGGCCCGTCGCCCGCCCGGCCGTCGCCCGCCGCTTCACCCCGCGCGACGGCCTCGCCGCGCTCGCGATGACCTTCGCCGGTGGCCTGCTCTTCGTGACGAGCGTGCCCGCCCTGGCCATCACCGCGACGGCGGAGGCTCCCGTCAACAACGTCTACGAACCGGTCGTGGCCGACGAGATCGTCGCCGCCCCGCAGCAGCTCGAGCCCGCGGCCGACGCCGGGCCCGTCGCGCTCGCGCCGGAGGCGTACGCCGTCGAGGCGGCCCCGCCGCCCATCCAGTCGAGCGTCGCCAGCCTCGGCACCGTCTCGCTCGTCAAGTCGGATGCGATCGTCTGGCCCGTCGTCGACCCGTCGCGCACGAGCTCGGGCTTCGGCCCGCGCGAAGCGCCATGTGCGGGCTGCTCGACGAACCACGACGGCGTCGACTTCACGCCTGGCGCCGGCACCCCCGTCATGTCGATCGCCGACGGCGTCGTGGTGCTCGCCACCGAGAACGGCGGCGGGCTCGGCGTCAACGTCGAGGTGCAGCACAACATCGACGGCGAACTCATCACGAGCTCGTACGCCCACATGCAGTACGGCTCGCTCGCGGTCACCGTGGGTCAGCAGGTCACCGCGGGGCAGCAGCTCGGACTCGTCGGCTCGACCGGCCAGTCGACCGGGCCGCACCTGCACCTCGAGATGTTCGGCGCCGACGGCGTGCGCTTCGACGGGATGGCCTGGCTGCACGCTCGCCTCGGCTGA
- a CDS encoding ABC transporter permease, producing MPSNTRPDQQHFVAAVEDTPLVAVDSVKAEGKPSNLWRDAWADVRKRPMFWISAALILLVVVVALFPGLFTQTPPNNDCQLANSNGGPTAGHPLGFTKQGCDIYSRIVHGTSTSLSVGLIVTFLVAVLGIVFGALAGFYGGWVDSVLSRLGDIFFSIPYILAAVVIMSVFSQYANVWVISLAIGIFAWPATARVLRAEILRVKNSDFVMAATALGVSRFRILLRHVLPNSIAPVIVITTISLASAIVAEATLSFLGVGLPPSTMSWGNDISAAQTSLRTAPQTLILPSIALSVTVLSFIMLGEVVRDALDPKARARR from the coding sequence ATGCCAAGTAACACCAGACCCGATCAGCAGCACTTCGTCGCGGCCGTCGAGGACACCCCGCTCGTCGCCGTCGACTCCGTCAAGGCCGAGGGCAAGCCGTCGAACCTCTGGCGCGACGCCTGGGCCGACGTGCGCAAGCGCCCGATGTTCTGGATCTCCGCCGCGCTCATCCTGCTCGTGGTGGTCGTCGCCCTGTTCCCCGGCCTGTTCACGCAGACCCCGCCGAACAACGACTGCCAGCTCGCCAACTCCAACGGCGGGCCGACGGCGGGGCATCCGCTCGGCTTCACCAAGCAGGGCTGCGACATCTACTCGCGCATCGTGCACGGCACGTCGACGTCGCTGTCGGTGGGCCTCATCGTGACGTTCCTCGTCGCTGTGCTCGGCATCGTCTTCGGCGCGCTCGCCGGCTTCTACGGCGGCTGGGTCGACTCGGTGCTCTCGCGCCTCGGCGACATCTTCTTCTCGATCCCCTACATCCTCGCCGCCGTGGTCATCATGTCGGTGTTCTCGCAGTACGCGAACGTGTGGGTGATCTCACTCGCGATCGGCATCTTCGCGTGGCCGGCGACGGCCCGCGTGCTGAGAGCCGAGATCCTGAGGGTGAAGAACTCCGACTTCGTGATGGCGGCCACTGCGCTCGGCGTCTCGCGCTTCCGTATCCTGCTGCGCCACGTGCTGCCGAACTCGATCGCGCCCGTCATCGTGATCACCACGATCTCGCTGGCGTCGGCGATCGTCGCGGAGGCGACCCTGTCGTTCCTCGGCGTCGGCCTGCCGCCGTCGACGATGTCGTGGGGCAATGACATCTCCGCCGCCCAGACCAGCCTCCGGACGGCGCCGCAGACGCTCATCCTCCCCTCGATCGCCCTGTCGGTGACCGTGCTGAGCTTCATCATGCTCGGCGAGGTCGTCCGCGACGCGCTCGACCCGAAGGCGAGGGCCCGTCGATGA